The Nicotiana tabacum cultivar K326 chromosome 14, ASM71507v2, whole genome shotgun sequence genome contains a region encoding:
- the LOC107766021 gene encoding uncharacterized protein C594.04c, whose product MAIHSNVKNALIAFVAPLPSLLFYFSFLRHYHENQHPLYNWCYHHPLLFANLLFFLNVNVLFWLIGLLLSSHWMIDLYWTVIPVMLVHFYANHPLAQYNIWRSNVVIILSWIWSIRLTHNYFRRENWQWGHRQDWRFTDMSQQFGKNWWWISFFAVYLSQQVFLMGICLPMYVVHSEDKPWNIWDFIAVFICLSAIIIAYYADTQLHNFVSRNQKLKELGEPMVPNLDEGLWRYSRHPNYFGEQLWWWGLVVFAWNLGQAWTFVGALTNSMCLAHVTGLVENRMLKQAYRAEAYKLYQRTTSVWIPWFKSSSKGKDKNT is encoded by the exons ATGGCTATTCATAGCAATGTGAAGAATGCGTTGATTGCATTTGTTGCTCCACTTCCCTCCCTACTCTTCTACTTCTCTTTCCTTCGCCATTACCATGAAAATCAGCATCCACTTTACAATTGGTGCTATCACCACCCTCTTCTTTTTGCTAATCTCTTGTTTTTCCTCAATGTCAATGTCCTCTTCTGGCTCATTGGTCTTCTCCTCTCTAGCCACTGG ATGATAGATTTGTACTGGACAGTGATTCCAGTAATGCTGGTGCATTTCTATGCAAATCATCCGTTGGCACAGTACAATATTTGGCGGTCCAATGTGGTTATAATCTTGAGTTGGATTTGGAGTATAAGGCTTACGCATAACTACTTCCGGCGTGAGAATTGGCAGTGGGGACACAGGCAAGATTGGAGATTTACAGATATGAGCCAACAGTTTGGCAAAAACTGGTGGTGGATCTCTTTCTTTGCTGTTTATCTCTCTCAGCAG GTTTTTCTGATGGGTATATGCCTACCTATGTATGTGGTCCACTCTGAAGACAAGCCATGGAATATCTGGGATTTCATTGCCGTATTCATCTGCTTGTCTGCCATCATAATCGCCTATTATGCGGATACACAGCTCCACAATTTTGTGAGCAGAAATCAGAAACTAAAAGAGCTTGGCGAGCCAATGGTTCCCAATCTCGACGAAGGCCTCTGGAGGTATTCACGACATCCAAATTATTTCGGGGAGCAGTTATGGTGGTGGGGACTTGTCGTATTTGCCTGGAACTTGGGTCAGGCTTGGACCTTTGTCGGTGCACTCACTAATAGCATGTGTCTGGCACATGTCACTGGGCTTGTTGAGAATAGGATGCTTAAGCAAGCCTACAGAGCTGAAGCATATAAGCTCTACCAGAGGACTACATCTGTGTGGATACCATGGTTCAAGTCATCCTcaaaaggaaaagataagaaTACTTGA